The Athene noctua chromosome 13, bAthNoc1.hap1.1, whole genome shotgun sequence genome has a segment encoding these proteins:
- the DIS3L gene encoding DIS3-like exonuclease 1 isoform X2, with protein MEKWQTRSIYNAAVWYYNHCLGQMPVVMVTEDEDAIRQYGNETEGVFVISFKNYLDNFWPDLKAAHELFDSILQARCERESESQENHGKEYPEHLPVEILEAGIKSGRYIQGTLNVNKHRAQLEAFVRLQGFGSKEAELQSDILIYGARARNRAIHGDVVAVELLPLHEWKGRTVALCENEAEDKAPADTTGDPMPTGKVVGIMQKNWRDYVVTFPSKEESQSQGRNAQKILVTPWDYRIPKIRISTQQAEALQDYRVVVRIDSWESTSVYPNGHFVRVLGRIGDLEGEIAAILVENSICVAPFSEIQMSEMPVSSSKNPWKVNPEEEKNRLDLRDTHLIFSIDPKGCEDVDDALSVRTLPNENLELGVHIADVTHFVAANSYTDVEARARATTYYLADRRYDMLPSVLSADICSLLSGVDRYAVSVLWELEKESYEMLRVSYNKTIIRSAYKLVYEAAQGLLDGDMSCVGDILELKDLDERTRQKKLAELVWAISKLTDIARHVRAKRDSCGALELEGVEIRVQLDDQCNIHDLIPKQPLEVHETVAECMILANHWVAKKISENFPHQALLRQHPPPRQEFFTELRECASAKGFSIDTRSNKALAESLDKANDPLDPVVNKLLRSMATHAMSNALYFSTGSCPEEEFHHYGLALEKYTHFTSPIRRYADIVVHRLLMAATLNETKGDVKDNVFSNKDLQELCRHINNRNRAAQRAQKQSTELFQCMYFKDKTPETDERCIADGVIYSIRTNGVLVFVPRYGIKGAAYMKNKEGLILSCQDDRSCEWKPGSLHRFQSKITSTTTTGESVTLSLFDHITVKILVQTSRCHTDTIKLEIIRNAPYQTSDTEVSQKNLHVVKSDLVKEVSQSAEAAQHAQEKARVEVVAEDYQEYCQTKGASLYQLLEEIRDLALLDVSADIRT; from the exons ATGGAGAAATGGCAGACCAG GAGTATTTACAATGCTGCAGTCTGGTATTATAATCACTGCTTGGGTCAGATGCCAGTTGTTATGGTAACAGAAGATGAAGATGCTATCAGGCAGTACGGAAATGAAACAGAAGGAGTGTTTGTGATTTCCTTCAAG aaTTACTTGGATAACTTTTGGCCTGACTTAAAGGCTGCCCATGAACTCTTTGACTCTATACTTCAAGCTCGGTGTGAACGGGAGAGTGAAAGCCAAGAAAACCATGGAAAAGAATATCCTGAGCACTTACCTGTGGAAATATTGGAGGCTGGGATCAAATCTGGAAGATATATACAG ggTACACTGAATGTCAATAAGCACAGAGCACAACTGGAAGCTTTTGTTCGACTTCAGGGATTTGGCAGCAAAGAAGCAG aacttCAAAGTGACATCCTTATTTATGGGGCCAGAGCTCGAAATCGTGCAATCCATGGTGATGTGGTAGCTGTTGAGTTACTACCTTTGCATGAATGGAAAGGAAGGACAGTGGCCCTTTGTGAAAATGAGGCTGAGGATAAAGCACCTGCAGACACCACTGGTGACCCGATGCCTACAG GTAAAGTTGTTGGAATCATGCAAAAGAACTGGAGGGATTATGTGGTCACTTTCCCCTCTAAAGAAGAGAGCCAGTCCCAGGGCAGAAATGCTCAGAAAATCCTTGTTACACCTTGGGACTACCGAATTCCCAAAATCCGGATCAGTACCCAGCAAGCTGAAGCATTACAG GATTACAGAGTTGTTGTGCGTATTGATTCTTGGGAGTCAACTTCTGTATATCCAAATGGACACTTTGTGAGAGTTCTAGGAAGAATTGGAGAtcttgagggggaaattgcagctATTCTGGTTGAGAACAGCATTTGTGTTGCCCCTTTCTCAGAAATCCAG ATGAGTGAAATGCCCGTAAGTTCTTCAAAGAATCCATGGAAAGTGAatccagaggaggaaaaaaaccgtCTCGACTTGAGAGATACACACTTGATATTCAGCATTGACCCAAAAGGCTGTGAGGATGTGGATGATGCGCTCTCTGTTAGAACTCTGCCTAATGAGAATCTAGAGTTAGGTGTCCACATCGCAGATGTAACCCATTTTGTGGCAGCAAATTCTTACACTGATGTTGAGGCTAGAGCAAg GGCAACAACTTACTATTTAGCGGATCGTCGATATGACATGCTGCCCTCCGTCTTGAGTGCTGACATATGCTCTCTTCTTAGTGGAGTTGATAG GTATGCTGTAAGTGTCTTGTGGGAACTAGAAAAAGAATCGTATGAAATGCTGAGAGTCTCCTACAACAAAACCATAATTCGCTCTGCATACAAGCTAGTTTATGAAGCAGCACAGGGCTTGTTAGATGGAGACATGAGTTGTGTTGGTGATATCCTGGAACTGAAAGACTTGGATGAAAGAACTAGACAGAAGAAGTTGGCTGAACTGGTTTGGGCAATATCAAAACTCACCGATATAGCACGACACGTTAGAGCTAAGCGGGACAGCTGTGGTGCTCTGGAACTGGAAGGGGTAGAAATCCGAGTGCAACTGGATGATCAATGTAATATCCATGACCTCATCCCCAAGCAGCCGCTGGAGGTGCATGAGACTGTAGCGGAATGTATGATTCTTGCCAACCACTGGGTGgcaaaaaaaatttcagaaaattttccCCATCAAGCTTTGTTGCGTCAACACCCTCCACCACGACAGGAATTTTTTACTGAACTTCGAGAATGTGCCAGTGCCAAAGGTTTCTCAATAGACACACG GTCTAACAAAGCATTGGCTGAGTCTCTGGATAAAGCAAATGACCCACTGGATCCAGTTGTAAATAAACTGTTGCGATCTATGGCCACTCACGCCATGTCTAACGCACTGTACTTCTCAACTGGCTCTTGTCCTGAGGAAGAGTTCCATCATTACG GACTTGCCTTAGAGAAGTACACCCATTTCACTTCTCCGATTAGAAGATACGCTGATATTGTTGTCCATAGACTCTTGATGGCAGCAACTCTGAATGAAACTAAAGGAGATGTTAAGGATAATGTATTCAGTAATAAGGATCTTCAGGAATTGTGCAGGCACATCAATAACAGAAACCGG GCAGCCCAGCGTGCTCAGAAACAGTCCACTGAACTCTTCCAGTGCATGTACTTCAAAGACAAAACCCCAGAAACCGATGAGCGCTGCATAGCAGATGGTGTTATTTACTCAATTCGAACCAACGGTGTGCTTGTTTTTGTACCAAG ATACGGAATCAAAGGTGCTGCATATATGAAGAACAAAGAAGGCTTAATTCTCTCTTGTCAAGATGACAGGAGCTGTGAGTGGAAGCCTGGATCACTTCATCGCTTTCAGAGTAAAATTACTTCCACTACAACAACTGGAGAATCAGTTACATTAAGCCTTTTCGATCATATTACA GTGAAAATACTTGTGCAGACTTCCCGCTGCCACACTGACACCATCAAACTTGAAATAATCAGGAATGCGCCATACCAGACTTCAGATACAGAGGTTTCCCAGAAGAATCTTCACGTGGTAAAATCTGACTTAGTAAAAGAAGTCAGTCAGTCTGCAGAAGCAGCCCAGCATGCCCAAGAAAAAGCAAGAGTTGAAGTTGTTGCTGAAGACTACCAGGAGTACTGCCAGACCAAGGGAGCCAGCTTGTACCAGCTGCTGGAAGAGATCAGGGATTTGGCTCTGTTAGATGTTTCAGCAGACATCAGAACTTGA
- the DIS3L gene encoding DIS3-like exonuclease 1 isoform X1, whose product MLRTEKVLQLRGQQGRSVRVVREHYLRPDVPCRSALCRAACPRDGKLLSDDVTHYVVPDCKVVQDYLEIFEFLELKGIIFMQTACQAVQHQKGRRQYKKLRNLVKDARHDCIVFANEFHQHCYLPREKGESMEKWQTRSIYNAAVWYYNHCLGQMPVVMVTEDEDAIRQYGNETEGVFVISFKNYLDNFWPDLKAAHELFDSILQARCERESESQENHGKEYPEHLPVEILEAGIKSGRYIQGTLNVNKHRAQLEAFVRLQGFGSKEAELQSDILIYGARARNRAIHGDVVAVELLPLHEWKGRTVALCENEAEDKAPADTTGDPMPTGKVVGIMQKNWRDYVVTFPSKEESQSQGRNAQKILVTPWDYRIPKIRISTQQAEALQDYRVVVRIDSWESTSVYPNGHFVRVLGRIGDLEGEIAAILVENSICVAPFSEIQMSEMPVSSSKNPWKVNPEEEKNRLDLRDTHLIFSIDPKGCEDVDDALSVRTLPNENLELGVHIADVTHFVAANSYTDVEARARATTYYLADRRYDMLPSVLSADICSLLSGVDRYAVSVLWELEKESYEMLRVSYNKTIIRSAYKLVYEAAQGLLDGDMSCVGDILELKDLDERTRQKKLAELVWAISKLTDIARHVRAKRDSCGALELEGVEIRVQLDDQCNIHDLIPKQPLEVHETVAECMILANHWVAKKISENFPHQALLRQHPPPRQEFFTELRECASAKGFSIDTRSNKALAESLDKANDPLDPVVNKLLRSMATHAMSNALYFSTGSCPEEEFHHYGLALEKYTHFTSPIRRYADIVVHRLLMAATLNETKGDVKDNVFSNKDLQELCRHINNRNRAAQRAQKQSTELFQCMYFKDKTPETDERCIADGVIYSIRTNGVLVFVPRYGIKGAAYMKNKEGLILSCQDDRSCEWKPGSLHRFQSKITSTTTTGESVTLSLFDHITVKILVQTSRCHTDTIKLEIIRNAPYQTSDTEVSQKNLHVVKSDLVKEVSQSAEAAQHAQEKARVEVVAEDYQEYCQTKGASLYQLLEEIRDLALLDVSADIRT is encoded by the exons ATGCTCCGCACGGAGAAGGTGCTGCAGCTGCGGGGGCAGCAGGGCCGCTCGGTGCGCGTCGTGCGGGAGCACTACCTCCGCCCCGACGTGCCGTGCCGCAGCGCCCTGTGCCGGGCCGCCTGTCCTCGCG ACGGCAAATTGTTATCGGATGATGTTACGCATTATGTTGTTCCTGACTGCAAGGTTGTTCAAGATTACCTTGAGATTTTCGAGTTTCTGGAGCTAAAAGgtattattttcatgcaaacagCATGTCAAGCTGTGCAACATCAAAAAGGACGCAG ACAGTACAAGAAATTACGAAATCTAGTAAAGGATGCCCGTCATGACTGCATTGTGTTTGCTAATGAATTCCACCAGCATTGTTATTTGCCAAGAGAGAAGGGAGAATCCATGGAGAAATGGCAGACCAG GAGTATTTACAATGCTGCAGTCTGGTATTATAATCACTGCTTGGGTCAGATGCCAGTTGTTATGGTAACAGAAGATGAAGATGCTATCAGGCAGTACGGAAATGAAACAGAAGGAGTGTTTGTGATTTCCTTCAAG aaTTACTTGGATAACTTTTGGCCTGACTTAAAGGCTGCCCATGAACTCTTTGACTCTATACTTCAAGCTCGGTGTGAACGGGAGAGTGAAAGCCAAGAAAACCATGGAAAAGAATATCCTGAGCACTTACCTGTGGAAATATTGGAGGCTGGGATCAAATCTGGAAGATATATACAG ggTACACTGAATGTCAATAAGCACAGAGCACAACTGGAAGCTTTTGTTCGACTTCAGGGATTTGGCAGCAAAGAAGCAG aacttCAAAGTGACATCCTTATTTATGGGGCCAGAGCTCGAAATCGTGCAATCCATGGTGATGTGGTAGCTGTTGAGTTACTACCTTTGCATGAATGGAAAGGAAGGACAGTGGCCCTTTGTGAAAATGAGGCTGAGGATAAAGCACCTGCAGACACCACTGGTGACCCGATGCCTACAG GTAAAGTTGTTGGAATCATGCAAAAGAACTGGAGGGATTATGTGGTCACTTTCCCCTCTAAAGAAGAGAGCCAGTCCCAGGGCAGAAATGCTCAGAAAATCCTTGTTACACCTTGGGACTACCGAATTCCCAAAATCCGGATCAGTACCCAGCAAGCTGAAGCATTACAG GATTACAGAGTTGTTGTGCGTATTGATTCTTGGGAGTCAACTTCTGTATATCCAAATGGACACTTTGTGAGAGTTCTAGGAAGAATTGGAGAtcttgagggggaaattgcagctATTCTGGTTGAGAACAGCATTTGTGTTGCCCCTTTCTCAGAAATCCAG ATGAGTGAAATGCCCGTAAGTTCTTCAAAGAATCCATGGAAAGTGAatccagaggaggaaaaaaaccgtCTCGACTTGAGAGATACACACTTGATATTCAGCATTGACCCAAAAGGCTGTGAGGATGTGGATGATGCGCTCTCTGTTAGAACTCTGCCTAATGAGAATCTAGAGTTAGGTGTCCACATCGCAGATGTAACCCATTTTGTGGCAGCAAATTCTTACACTGATGTTGAGGCTAGAGCAAg GGCAACAACTTACTATTTAGCGGATCGTCGATATGACATGCTGCCCTCCGTCTTGAGTGCTGACATATGCTCTCTTCTTAGTGGAGTTGATAG GTATGCTGTAAGTGTCTTGTGGGAACTAGAAAAAGAATCGTATGAAATGCTGAGAGTCTCCTACAACAAAACCATAATTCGCTCTGCATACAAGCTAGTTTATGAAGCAGCACAGGGCTTGTTAGATGGAGACATGAGTTGTGTTGGTGATATCCTGGAACTGAAAGACTTGGATGAAAGAACTAGACAGAAGAAGTTGGCTGAACTGGTTTGGGCAATATCAAAACTCACCGATATAGCACGACACGTTAGAGCTAAGCGGGACAGCTGTGGTGCTCTGGAACTGGAAGGGGTAGAAATCCGAGTGCAACTGGATGATCAATGTAATATCCATGACCTCATCCCCAAGCAGCCGCTGGAGGTGCATGAGACTGTAGCGGAATGTATGATTCTTGCCAACCACTGGGTGgcaaaaaaaatttcagaaaattttccCCATCAAGCTTTGTTGCGTCAACACCCTCCACCACGACAGGAATTTTTTACTGAACTTCGAGAATGTGCCAGTGCCAAAGGTTTCTCAATAGACACACG GTCTAACAAAGCATTGGCTGAGTCTCTGGATAAAGCAAATGACCCACTGGATCCAGTTGTAAATAAACTGTTGCGATCTATGGCCACTCACGCCATGTCTAACGCACTGTACTTCTCAACTGGCTCTTGTCCTGAGGAAGAGTTCCATCATTACG GACTTGCCTTAGAGAAGTACACCCATTTCACTTCTCCGATTAGAAGATACGCTGATATTGTTGTCCATAGACTCTTGATGGCAGCAACTCTGAATGAAACTAAAGGAGATGTTAAGGATAATGTATTCAGTAATAAGGATCTTCAGGAATTGTGCAGGCACATCAATAACAGAAACCGG GCAGCCCAGCGTGCTCAGAAACAGTCCACTGAACTCTTCCAGTGCATGTACTTCAAAGACAAAACCCCAGAAACCGATGAGCGCTGCATAGCAGATGGTGTTATTTACTCAATTCGAACCAACGGTGTGCTTGTTTTTGTACCAAG ATACGGAATCAAAGGTGCTGCATATATGAAGAACAAAGAAGGCTTAATTCTCTCTTGTCAAGATGACAGGAGCTGTGAGTGGAAGCCTGGATCACTTCATCGCTTTCAGAGTAAAATTACTTCCACTACAACAACTGGAGAATCAGTTACATTAAGCCTTTTCGATCATATTACA GTGAAAATACTTGTGCAGACTTCCCGCTGCCACACTGACACCATCAAACTTGAAATAATCAGGAATGCGCCATACCAGACTTCAGATACAGAGGTTTCCCAGAAGAATCTTCACGTGGTAAAATCTGACTTAGTAAAAGAAGTCAGTCAGTCTGCAGAAGCAGCCCAGCATGCCCAAGAAAAAGCAAGAGTTGAAGTTGTTGCTGAAGACTACCAGGAGTACTGCCAGACCAAGGGAGCCAGCTTGTACCAGCTGCTGGAAGAGATCAGGGATTTGGCTCTGTTAGATGTTTCAGCAGACATCAGAACTTGA